The following coding sequences lie in one Sedimentibacter sp. MB35-C1 genomic window:
- a CDS encoding ATP-binding protein → MNKQILENIMTDYNKKRLKAAREAEERKKKLYEAFPDLEEADRQIMLLSIKLSRLFISAPDNLEEQVLQLKKDIESLKRNRTKIYEDNNIPKDYIDIKYECEKCNDTGYTEDGKRCSCLNKQIIRGLYNMSNMVHMLNKENFDTFDINVFSNEVYKNERLTPKQNMYNILEAAEDFCNNFHRTGINLLFYGGTGLGKTFMCNCIAKVLIDREVSVLYQTSFSLFEIVENHKFNKQSETEENRIYYNMIFECDLLIIDDLGTEFNNSFTNAELFNIINERLITEKKTIISTNLSLEQLAETYSDRIMSRVFNNFAPLKFYGKDLRWESK, encoded by the coding sequence ATGAATAAGCAGATACTTGAAAATATTATGACGGATTACAACAAAAAGCGGCTTAAGGCAGCTAGGGAGGCAGAAGAAAGAAAAAAGAAACTTTATGAAGCATTTCCTGATCTGGAGGAAGCAGACAGGCAGATTATGCTTCTGAGTATTAAATTGTCCAGGCTGTTTATATCTGCTCCGGATAATTTGGAGGAACAGGTTTTGCAACTAAAAAAAGATATAGAGAGTCTAAAGAGAAACAGGACTAAAATTTATGAGGACAATAATATTCCTAAAGATTACATTGACATAAAATATGAATGCGAGAAGTGCAACGACACCGGATACACTGAGGACGGGAAAAGATGCAGCTGCCTGAACAAACAGATTATACGCGGCTTGTATAACATGTCCAACATGGTTCACATGCTGAACAAGGAGAACTTTGACACTTTTGATATAAATGTGTTCAGCAATGAAGTATATAAAAATGAAAGGCTTACACCGAAGCAAAATATGTACAACATACTTGAGGCAGCAGAAGATTTTTGCAACAACTTTCACAGAACCGGCATAAATCTTTTATTTTACGGAGGAACCGGGCTGGGAAAGACATTTATGTGCAATTGTATAGCTAAGGTTCTTATAGACAGGGAAGTTTCAGTTTTATATCAGACGTCTTTTTCGCTGTTTGAAATAGTTGAAAACCATAAGTTTAACAAGCAGTCGGAAACAGAAGAAAACAGAATATATTACAATATGATTTTTGAATGTGACTTGCTTATAATAGATGATTTGGGAACAGAGTTCAATAATTCCTTTACAAATGCAGAACTGTTTAATATAATCAACGAAAGGTTGATAACCGAAAAGAAAACAATAATTTCAACTAATTTATCGCTTGAACAGCTTGCCGAGACATATTCGGACAGAATTATGTCAAGAGTGTTCAATAATTTTGCTCCGCTTAAATTTTACGGCAAGGATTTAAGGTGGGAAAGCAAGTAA
- a CDS encoding HD domain-containing protein, with the protein MIYLDSRFLEIARPIIEHEEYQQMRKIKHHDESVFDHSLKVAFYAYRMAYKHNLDWRATIRGALLHDFFLYKFKKSLSLRIITDSIKHAIVHPLIAYDNAIKHFDLNEKEENIIKAHMFPFGLPKSKEAWIVSYVDKYIAVFEYASNFKKMAKRKPAYSAE; encoded by the coding sequence ATGATATATTTGGATTCTAGGTTTTTAGAAATAGCACGCCCGATTATTGAGCATGAAGAATATCAGCAGATGAGAAAAATTAAACATCACGACGAGAGCGTATTCGATCACTCATTAAAGGTTGCGTTCTATGCGTACCGAATGGCATATAAACACAACTTAGACTGGAGAGCAACAATTAGAGGAGCATTGCTTCACGATTTCTTTTTATATAAATTTAAAAAGAGCTTAAGTTTAAGAATTATAACAGACTCTATAAAGCATGCCATCGTGCATCCTCTGATTGCATATGACAATGCCATAAAACACTTTGACTTAAACGAAAAAGAAGAAAATATTATAAAAGCTCACATGTTTCCTTTTGGCTTGCCCAAATCAAAAGAAGCGTGGATCGTAAGCTATGTGGACAAGTATATTGCAGTATTTGAGTACGCGTCAAATTTTAAGAAGATGGCTAAACGGAAACCGGCATACAGTGCGGAATAG
- a CDS encoding DUF523 domain-containing protein, whose amino-acid sequence MNNNINGIGPAECNHSFEYVVSACLCGEKSRYDGKIIVSEKIKKLVDEGKAIMVCPETSGGLSVPRLPCEIKNERVINTSSEDMTDFFIQGAHKVLETAKKYGIKKAILKEKSPSCGSRCIYDGTFSKTLIPGEGMTTKLLRSNGIEVISDEEF is encoded by the coding sequence ATGAACAACAATATTAACGGCATTGGACCCGCCGAATGTAATCATAGCTTCGAATATGTGGTAAGTGCATGCCTTTGCGGTGAAAAATCAAGATACGACGGTAAAATTATTGTTTCGGAAAAAATAAAAAAATTAGTTGATGAAGGAAAAGCCATAATGGTATGCCCTGAAACATCCGGCGGATTAAGTGTACCTCGCCTGCCATGCGAGATAAAAAACGAAAGAGTGATTAATACCAGCTCTGAAGATATGACTGACTTTTTTATCCAAGGTGCACATAAAGTATTGGAGACAGCAAAGAAGTACGGTATAAAAAAAGCAATTTTGAAAGAAAAAAGCCCTTCCTGCGGCAGCAGGTGCATATATGACGGAACCTTCAGCAAAACTTTGATTCCCGGAGAAGGAATGACAACAAAGCTTCTTCGATCCAATGGAATAGAGGTAATAAGCGACGAAGAATTTTAA
- the hpf gene encoding ribosome hibernation-promoting factor, HPF/YfiA family — translation MKISIYAKNIQLTDALKEAAIKKIRRLDKFFQQDIEAKVVLSIEKKFHKVEVTIPFNGRIVRVEEACDDMYNAIDEAVESLEKQIRKHKTKLQNKKHSNESIKFENIEPLDIEDEEQEFKVVKTKRFAIKPMNIEEAILQMDLLRHNFFVFLNADTEEVNVVYKRNDENYGLIEPEL, via the coding sequence ATGAAAATATCCATTTATGCTAAAAACATTCAACTGACCGACGCGCTAAAGGAGGCAGCTATTAAAAAGATTAGGAGGCTAGATAAGTTTTTTCAGCAGGATATCGAGGCTAAGGTTGTTCTCAGCATCGAGAAAAAATTTCACAAGGTGGAGGTTACAATTCCTTTCAATGGCAGAATAGTACGTGTCGAAGAAGCATGTGATGACATGTACAACGCTATAGATGAAGCGGTAGAGTCATTAGAAAAACAAATACGAAAACATAAAACAAAACTACAAAATAAAAAACATTCAAACGAATCTATAAAATTTGAAAATATAGAACCTCTTGATATAGAGGATGAAGAACAGGAGTTCAAGGTTGTAAAAACCAAAAGATTTGCAATAAAACCGATGAACATAGAAGAAGCAATTCTACAAATGGATTTATTAAGACATAATTTCTTCGTTTTCTTAAATGCAGATACAGAAGAAGTAAATGTAGTATATAAAAGAAATGATGAAAATTACGGGCTTATCGAACCCGAATTATAA
- a CDS encoding HD-GYP domain-containing protein: protein MLFVTNGHLKPGMILAKDIYLHNNNNFYALLLTKGQVLNNSYIKKIHYHDIDGAYIESIGFEDIEVDSYIDDNLKSESLSQIKDVYYEFKMSSGKINDLTIKRLSSIVDTLISEILCKDDLTYNVIDFKNFDSYTYHHCLNVAVLSISTGISIGLSESELHDLGLAGLLHDIGKMSIPVEILNKPGKLTDEEFELIKTHPVSALKFLENMVSYKVLRAIESHHEKLDGTGYPYGKKADNISYYAKILAVCDVYDALTSDRSYRKSAFPNEVIEYIMGCADTHFDYEILNHFIRIIVAYPIGTFVKLSNGKLAVVVKNYRENILRPIVRIIDDDGTVGEDVDLLYDSDFMNITIVDMGYDYSNSGLSAVLESTYELKLNK from the coding sequence ATGTTATTTGTAACCAACGGACATCTCAAACCTGGGATGATTTTAGCTAAAGATATTTACTTGCATAATAACAATAATTTTTATGCTCTACTTTTGACAAAGGGACAAGTGCTAAATAACTCATACATTAAAAAAATTCATTATCACGACATAGATGGAGCTTACATAGAAAGCATAGGTTTCGAAGATATTGAAGTAGACTCCTATATTGACGATAATTTGAAATCAGAATCACTATCACAAATAAAAGACGTATATTATGAGTTTAAAATGAGCTCAGGCAAAATCAATGATCTAACCATAAAAAGATTGTCCTCAATAGTTGATACCTTAATAAGCGAAATATTGTGCAAAGATGACCTGACATACAATGTCATAGACTTTAAGAACTTTGACAGCTATACATATCACCATTGCCTCAATGTGGCTGTTCTAAGCATTTCTACAGGCATCTCCATAGGTTTAAGTGAGTCAGAGCTGCATGATCTTGGATTGGCAGGACTGCTGCATGACATAGGAAAAATGTCAATACCGGTTGAGATTCTTAACAAGCCCGGTAAATTAACCGATGAAGAATTTGAGTTAATAAAGACACACCCTGTTAGTGCTTTAAAATTTTTGGAAAACATGGTTTCATACAAGGTATTGAGGGCCATTGAAAGCCACCACGAAAAATTAGACGGCACTGGATATCCCTATGGAAAAAAAGCAGATAATATAAGCTATTACGCTAAAATTCTGGCGGTATGCGACGTATATGATGCATTGACCTCAGACAGGTCCTACAGAAAATCTGCTTTTCCCAATGAAGTAATTGAATATATAATGGGATGTGCCGACACCCATTTTGATTATGAAATATTGAATCATTTTATAAGAATAATTGTCGCATACCCTATAGGTACTTTTGTAAAATTAAGCAACGGCAAATTAGCGGTTGTAGTAAAAAATTACAGAGAAAACATACTTCGCCCCATTGTACGAATTATAGACGATGACGGTACAGTGGGAGAAGACGTGGATCTTCTTTACGACAGTGATTTTATGAATATTACCATAGTTGACATGGGATACGATTACAGCAATTCGGGACTGTCCGCAGTGCTTGAATCAACTTATGAACTTAAACTAAACAAATAG
- a CDS encoding DnaD domain-containing protein, whose amino-acid sequence MYFILQEMQIDLGDTPVENIFINDYMPVADGTYVKVYLMGYKYARDKQSNFNNETIAKNLKLPLSDVMSAWDYWQNEGIIIKHETDDEYNYTVEFVNLKQLYIDNVYKYIKQNKKRSDYVDNNELISSSKISENKKMMEEIEEMYRRPLKISEKQKIVSWLNNYKMKPEIMAQAFSYCINNKKAKRFSYVESVVSAWHDEGVNDIDSMVEYLEKRNDRYSVYSRISKALGFNRILTEAEMKIIDKWVDEWDFSMEMILKCLDNSTKINNPNLNYFDKILSDWNKNGFKTIEDLKNDVKPEAKKVKKPGNTGTKARNKFHNFDQKIKDYSEEELESIVKKRFEKKLNKLGLNMSDGGENDE is encoded by the coding sequence ATGTATTTTATTCTTCAAGAAATGCAAATAGATTTAGGGGATACCCCTGTTGAAAATATATTTATAAATGATTACATGCCTGTTGCCGACGGCACTTATGTTAAAGTGTATCTTATGGGATACAAGTATGCTCGTGATAAACAGTCAAATTTCAACAATGAAACAATTGCCAAAAATTTAAAGCTTCCTTTGTCTGATGTGATGAGTGCGTGGGATTATTGGCAGAACGAAGGCATTATAATCAAACACGAAACTGACGATGAATACAACTATACCGTCGAATTTGTCAATTTGAAGCAATTGTACATTGATAATGTGTACAAGTACATTAAACAAAACAAAAAAAGGTCGGATTATGTCGATAATAACGAGCTTATTTCTTCGAGCAAAATTTCAGAAAATAAGAAAATGATGGAAGAAATAGAGGAAATGTACAGAAGACCGTTGAAAATCAGCGAAAAGCAAAAAATAGTATCTTGGCTGAACAATTACAAAATGAAGCCTGAAATTATGGCGCAGGCATTCAGCTACTGTATAAACAACAAGAAAGCAAAAAGGTTCAGCTATGTGGAATCAGTGGTTTCAGCGTGGCATGATGAGGGAGTAAATGACATTGATTCAATGGTAGAATATCTGGAGAAAAGAAACGACCGTTATTCAGTTTATTCCAGAATAAGTAAAGCCCTGGGATTTAACAGAATATTGACTGAGGCTGAAATGAAGATTATTGACAAATGGGTTGATGAGTGGGACTTTTCCATGGAAATGATTTTGAAGTGCTTGGATAATTCAACTAAGATAAACAACCCAAATCTTAATTATTTTGATAAAATTCTTAGTGATTGGAATAAAAATGGATTTAAAACGATTGAAGATTTAAAGAACGATGTAAAACCTGAGGCAAAAAAGGTAAAAAAACCTGGCAATACCGGAACTAAGGCAAGAAATAAATTTCATAATTTTGATCAGAAAATCAAGGATTATTCAGAAGAGGAGCTGGAAAGCATCGTAAAAAAAAGATTTGAGAAGAAACTCAACAAATTAGGACTTAACATGTCTGACGGAGGTGAGAACGATGAATAA
- a CDS encoding ACT domain-containing protein, with protein sequence MCRTISFKVSMGMDSAVRVLTTLRRKQFDVREFSMVSLNEKNSEFKVTLEEKKKESFERAVLQMQKLVDVYDVAEAQ encoded by the coding sequence ATGTGCAGAACCATAAGCTTTAAAGTATCAATGGGAATGGATTCGGCGGTCAGAGTGCTGACGACTCTAAGGAGAAAGCAATTTGATGTTAGAGAATTCAGCATGGTTTCGCTGAATGAAAAAAATTCGGAGTTTAAAGTTACACTGGAGGAAAAAAAGAAGGAAAGCTTTGAAAGGGCAGTTCTTCAAATGCAAAAATTGGTTGACGTATATGACGTTGCCGAGGCTCAGTAA
- the hcp gene encoding hydroxylamine reductase, with translation MENSMFCYQCEQTLGGKGCVKSGVCGKNPIVANLQDVLIHELKGIGFYGQKNLEKGLKIRSEINKFVVDSMFSTLTNVNFDPTRFVEYIKKAEKIKEELKNAVGEIENVPEAAKYKAPKTMEEMVEEAKNIGIMSDKNLDMDIRSLRELLIYAFKGMAAYAHHAYILGKFDDEVNNFFYKGLAGTIDDSLTVEDLFNLNMELGKTDLKCMEILDSAVTSTYGNPEPTEVLITKKKGPFIIVSGHDLKDLKELLEQTEGKGINIYTHCEMLPANAYPELKKYKHLIGNFGGAWQKQQEEFDGIPGCILMTTNCVQKPRESYKDRLFTTSIVGMPDCPHIDESNGKKDFTSIIEKSLELGGWQEDETEKRIPIGFAHNAILSHANEIVNAVKNGGIKHFFLIGGCDGARPGRNYYTEFAEKTPKDTIILTLACGKFRFNKLDLGTVAGFPRILDCGQCSDSYSAIKVAVALAEAFNCGVNELPLSLVLSWYEQKAVGILLALLSLGIKDIRLGPTLPAFITPNILQVLVDKFDLKPISTPEQDLEAILGQ, from the coding sequence ATGGAAAATTCAATGTTTTGTTATCAGTGTGAGCAAACATTAGGTGGAAAAGGTTGTGTGAAGTCAGGGGTATGTGGAAAAAATCCAATTGTTGCCAATTTGCAGGATGTGCTGATTCACGAATTAAAAGGTATCGGATTCTATGGTCAAAAAAATTTAGAAAAAGGGCTAAAGATTAGGAGTGAAATAAATAAATTTGTAGTTGACAGTATGTTTTCTACACTTACTAATGTCAATTTTGACCCAACTAGATTTGTAGAGTATATTAAAAAGGCAGAGAAAATAAAAGAAGAACTCAAAAATGCAGTTGGTGAGATTGAGAATGTACCTGAAGCAGCAAAATACAAAGCACCAAAAACTATGGAAGAGATGGTAGAAGAAGCGAAGAATATAGGTATAATGTCTGATAAAAATTTAGATATGGATATACGTTCTTTAAGGGAACTGTTAATATATGCATTTAAAGGAATGGCCGCCTATGCCCATCATGCTTATATACTGGGTAAATTTGATGATGAAGTGAATAATTTCTTCTATAAAGGGTTAGCTGGTACTATTGATGATAGCTTAACGGTTGAAGACTTATTTAATCTAAATATGGAACTTGGCAAAACAGATCTAAAATGCATGGAAATATTAGATTCTGCAGTTACCAGTACTTATGGTAATCCTGAACCAACAGAAGTATTGATAACAAAGAAAAAGGGTCCTTTTATTATAGTATCTGGACATGATTTAAAAGATTTAAAAGAACTGTTAGAACAAACAGAAGGTAAAGGTATAAATATATATACTCACTGTGAAATGCTTCCTGCAAATGCATACCCTGAATTGAAAAAATATAAGCACTTAATAGGAAACTTTGGAGGAGCATGGCAGAAACAGCAGGAAGAATTTGATGGAATCCCTGGATGCATATTGATGACTACTAACTGTGTACAAAAACCAAGGGAAAGCTATAAAGATAGATTGTTTACAACAAGTATAGTTGGTATGCCTGACTGTCCACATATAGACGAATCTAATGGAAAAAAAGATTTTACTTCTATTATTGAAAAATCATTGGAATTAGGTGGATGGCAGGAAGATGAAACTGAAAAGAGAATACCAATTGGTTTTGCACACAATGCTATTTTAAGTCATGCAAATGAAATCGTAAATGCAGTTAAAAATGGTGGAATTAAACATTTCTTCTTAATTGGAGGTTGTGATGGGGCAAGACCAGGCAGAAATTACTACACAGAATTTGCAGAAAAAACTCCAAAAGATACTATTATTTTAACTTTAGCCTGTGGTAAATTTCGTTTCAATAAACTTGATTTAGGAACGGTAGCAGGTTTCCCAAGAATACTTGATTGTGGTCAATGTAGTGATTCATATTCAGCTATTAAGGTTGCAGTTGCATTAGCAGAAGCATTTAACTGTGGAGTAAATGAATTACCACTTTCCTTAGTTCTTTCTTGGTATGAACAAAAAGCAGTTGGAATACTTCTTGCTTTATTATCATTAGGAATTAAGGACATCCGTCTTGGACCAACACTACCAGCATTTATTACACCCAATATACTGCAAGTATTAGTTGACAAATTTGATTTAAAACCTATTTCAACACCTGAACAAGATTTAGAAGCAATTTTAGGACAATAA
- a CDS encoding M23 family metallopeptidase, whose amino-acid sequence MKKLKLPFKKPNIPESVKIFKQLPEKKLRQVFNHKIKFNHKIQFTKRVKGSIALACATVLVLSGSYASDYLKTHENNIFSTDSFSVVEDGKEICKLRDSEMLDTVLLKLENNLEKSRNHDIAIENKFDVVKSKARDNEVVNDEQLYNILENTVNYSILAYSININSEQIGIVNSEYEATNVIEEVKNYFSKGYDEDSIVEVNTIEDVEIEQVKASNTEIKKADELVNYIIKGTDEEQKYIVEEGDTYWTIAEYFNMTLDELISANPNSDPDWIQIGDELNLVVPKPFLNVQVKRKVTQEEKTKYETEYTYVSYMYNDEEVVDRKGEYGISKIEALVTEQNGIQVAKEVLSEKVVSEPVSEIVTTGTQDPPPKKGTGYFINPLPGSYISSRFGSRSGGFHLGQDMAKASGSSIKAADGGTVTFAGWSGSYGYMIDIDHGGGFITRYAHCSEIYVSVGEKVYQGKIIAAVGTTGVSSGPHLHFEVRKYGSVVNPASYIGVQYR is encoded by the coding sequence ATGAAAAAATTAAAATTACCATTTAAAAAACCAAATATTCCAGAATCCGTAAAAATCTTTAAACAACTCCCAGAAAAAAAACTAAGACAAGTCTTTAATCACAAGATAAAATTCAATCATAAAATACAATTTACCAAGCGTGTCAAAGGATCAATTGCATTAGCGTGCGCCACCGTCTTGGTTTTGAGCGGCAGCTACGCATCAGACTACCTTAAAACTCACGAAAACAATATTTTTTCAACAGACAGCTTCAGTGTAGTTGAAGATGGCAAGGAGATATGCAAATTAAGAGATTCTGAAATGTTGGATACAGTGCTTTTAAAGCTTGAAAATAATCTTGAAAAATCACGCAACCATGACATAGCAATAGAAAATAAATTTGATGTTGTTAAATCAAAAGCAAGAGACAATGAAGTAGTAAATGATGAACAGCTATACAACATCCTTGAAAATACAGTGAACTATTCCATACTGGCATATTCAATAAACATCAACTCAGAACAAATAGGAATAGTCAATTCGGAATATGAAGCAACAAACGTAATAGAAGAAGTAAAAAATTATTTCAGCAAAGGCTATGACGAAGATTCAATAGTTGAAGTTAATACCATAGAAGATGTGGAAATCGAGCAGGTTAAAGCATCAAATACAGAAATAAAAAAAGCAGACGAATTAGTAAATTACATAATTAAAGGCACCGACGAAGAACAAAAATACATAGTTGAAGAAGGAGACACTTACTGGACTATCGCAGAATATTTTAATATGACTTTAGATGAGCTTATTTCTGCGAACCCCAATTCAGACCCTGACTGGATACAAATAGGAGATGAACTGAATTTAGTGGTTCCGAAGCCATTTTTAAACGTTCAGGTAAAAAGAAAAGTAACACAAGAAGAAAAAACGAAATATGAAACTGAATACACCTACGTATCTTACATGTACAACGATGAAGAGGTTGTCGACAGAAAAGGTGAGTACGGTATATCAAAAATAGAAGCGTTGGTAACAGAACAAAATGGTATCCAGGTAGCAAAAGAAGTTTTGTCAGAAAAAGTTGTATCCGAACCCGTAAGTGAAATTGTAACTACAGGTACCCAGGATCCACCGCCTAAGAAAGGAACGGGCTATTTTATAAATCCTCTGCCCGGTTCATATATTTCATCGCGTTTTGGTTCCAGAAGCGGAGGTTTTCACTTAGGCCAGGACATGGCAAAAGCATCAGGTTCATCAATCAAAGCTGCTGACGGAGGTACAGTTACATTTGCAGGCTGGTCAGGAAGCTACGGCTACATGATCGACATAGACCACGGTGGTGGATTTATTACAAGATATGCACATTGCAGCGAAATATATGTATCTGTGGGAGAAAAAGTATATCAAGGAAAAATAATTGCAGCAGTAGGTACAACAGGAGTTTCATCAGGACCACATCTTCACTTTGAAGTTAGAAAATACGGATCCGTTGTAAATCCTGCATCATACATAGGAGTTCAATACAGATAA
- a CDS encoding putative manganese-dependent inorganic diphosphatase, with translation MKHNLIFGHKTPDTDSVCSAIALAELKNELNELSIPYMLGSANKETEFVLNYFNVQVPQVLDNVKIQIKDLAYDRVKPFNKNNSVHFAYFNMNENRLRTLPIVDEDGYLSGIITMKDIAMSLINTDQQHLCTLYDNIIETLIGKALLKFDEIIDGDITVASFEEDTLRRSKLINKESIVIVGDRYDIIRYAIETGVKLIIVTGDLAVPTYLIELAEKNRVNMILTPYKTYYTAKNISLSKYVKDIMKSEDIMMFTDEDYLNDCKEDIEQSKHSKFPIVSKDKKYLGLLSRNHLINPQRKKVILVDHNEMNQSADGLEESEVLEVIDHHKIGDIKTAIPIIFRNMPVGSSNTIIYNMYKENNVSIKNQTAGLMLSGIISDTLLFKSPTTTERDKQAAKELLEIVDLDLHEYAMEMFKAGTSLEGKTMEEILFQDFKKFNLVYKNIGISQVFTLDINQIMDRKDEFIKLIDDVTYDKDYFLIIMAVTDIVNEGSYIFYTSARERLVKTIFEEENIFQGIYADKCVSRKKQIVPMVINALKLIRQ, from the coding sequence ATGAAACACAATTTAATATTCGGACACAAAACACCGGATACTGACAGCGTGTGTTCCGCAATAGCACTGGCGGAGCTTAAAAATGAACTGAATGAACTATCAATACCCTACATGCTGGGGAGTGCCAACAAAGAAACAGAATTTGTACTAAATTATTTTAACGTACAGGTTCCCCAGGTGCTGGATAATGTAAAAATTCAAATTAAGGATTTAGCTTATGATAGGGTCAAGCCCTTTAATAAAAACAATTCCGTGCATTTTGCATATTTTAATATGAACGAAAACAGGCTCAGGACACTGCCCATAGTGGATGAAGATGGGTATCTGTCCGGAATAATTACTATGAAGGATATAGCTATGAGCCTGATTAATACAGATCAGCAGCATCTGTGCACACTATATGATAATATAATTGAAACTCTCATAGGGAAAGCACTGCTTAAATTTGATGAAATAATTGACGGAGATATAACTGTAGCATCGTTTGAAGAAGATACTCTGAGGAGATCGAAACTGATTAACAAGGAGTCCATAGTAATCGTAGGCGACAGATACGATATTATCAGGTATGCAATTGAAACAGGAGTCAAATTGATCATAGTTACGGGAGATTTGGCAGTGCCGACGTATTTAATTGAATTGGCAGAAAAAAATAGAGTTAACATGATACTGACACCGTATAAGACATACTATACAGCAAAGAATATTTCTTTGTCCAAGTATGTAAAAGATATCATGAAGAGCGAAGATATCATGATGTTTACGGATGAGGATTATTTAAATGACTGCAAGGAGGATATAGAACAATCAAAGCATTCTAAATTTCCTATAGTGTCAAAGGACAAGAAATACCTGGGACTGCTCAGCAGAAATCATTTGATAAACCCTCAGAGAAAAAAAGTTATACTTGTTGACCATAATGAAATGAATCAAAGTGCGGACGGACTGGAAGAATCAGAAGTGCTTGAAGTAATAGACCATCACAAAATAGGCGATATCAAGACAGCAATTCCAATAATATTCAGAAACATGCCTGTAGGCAGTTCAAACACAATTATTTACAATATGTACAAAGAAAATAACGTAAGCATAAAAAACCAAACAGCAGGCCTTATGCTGTCCGGAATAATTTCCGATACGCTTTTGTTCAAATCTCCTACAACAACCGAGAGAGACAAACAAGCCGCAAAAGAGCTGTTGGAAATCGTAGATTTGGACTTGCATGAGTATGCAATGGAGATGTTCAAAGCAGGTACATCTCTCGAAGGAAAAACAATGGAGGAAATTCTGTTTCAGGATTTCAAGAAATTTAATCTTGTGTATAAGAATATAGGAATATCACAAGTGTTTACATTGGATATAAATCAGATTATGGACAGAAAGGATGAGTTTATCAAACTTATTGACGATGTTACATATGACAAAGACTATTTTCTTATAATAATGGCTGTTACCGACATAGTGAACGAAGGTTCGTACATATTTTATACTTCAGCCAGAGAAAGACTTGTAAAGACCATATTTGAAGAGGAAAATATATTTCAGGGAATTTATGCGGATAAATGTGTTTCGAGAAAAAAACAGATTGTTCCAATGGTTATAAATGCACTGAAACTTATACGACAGTAA